In Hirundo rustica isolate bHirRus1 chromosome 4, bHirRus1.pri.v3, whole genome shotgun sequence, a genomic segment contains:
- the SLC16A8 gene encoding monocarboxylate transporter 3, whose product MGRPDPEEGQLPAPVKPPDGGWGWIVLFGCFVITGFSYAFPKAVSVYFKELMKDFHVGYSDTAWISSIMLAMLYGTGPVCSIMVNQFGCRPVMLIGGLLASAGMILASFTTNIIELYLTAGVLTGLGMALNFQPSLIMLGTYFDKRRPLANGLAAAGSPVFLSSLSPLGQVLLEKFGWRGGFLIMGGLLLNCCTCGAVMRPLDMGMKKKMGKAQDKYEAKEMLPIGGKSEEGISTTDGTKKGKKAKKKPKKGKKLLDFSIFSNRGFIIYTISKFILVLGLFVPPILLVNYAKDTGVPDTEAAFLLSIIGFIDIFARPACGMVAGLKWVRPHVAYLFSFSMLFNGLTDICSARASNYTGLVIFCVFFGISYGMVGALQFEVLMAIVGSQKFSSAIGLVLLIEAFAVLIGPPSAGRLVDALKNYEVIFYLAGSEVVLSALFLGVASYCCLNRGKKEPLPENNPSAAGGSDTEEAESDVQEAEEHSSDNHQPAHSTDNAVVVANEEANHVAEEQRGEGGGCPAGDGEVSARDGCNADQMVERDSF is encoded by the exons ATGGGGAGACCTGACCCAGAAGAAGGGCAACTCCCAGCTCCTGTGAAGCCCCCAGATGGTGGCTGGGGCTGGATCGTGCTTTTTGGCTGCTTTGTGATCACTGGCTTCTCCTATGCCTTCCCAAAAGCCGTCAGTGTCTACTTCAAGGAGCTCATGAAAGATTTCCATGTGGGCTACAGTGACACAGCCTGGATCTCTTCCATCATGTTGGCCATGCTCTATGGGACAG GACCAGTATGCAGCATCATGGTGAACCAGTTTGGCTGCCGGCCTGTGATGCTCATCGGCGGGCTGCTAGCTTCTGCTGGGATGATCCTGGCGTCTTTTACCACCAATATCATTGAGCTTTATCTGACAGCTGGTGTACTGACAG GTCTGGGTATGGCATTGAACTTCCAGCCCTCACTGATCATGCTGGGCACCTACTTTGACAAGCGTCGGCCTCTCGCCAATggactggctgctgctgggagccctgtcttcctttcctccctctctccgcTGGGCCAAGTTCTTCTGGAGAAGTTTGGATGGCGAGGAGGGTTCCTTATCATGGGGGGCCTTCTGCTTAACTGCTGTACTTGTGGGGCAGTCATGAGACCACTGGATATGGGCATGAAGAAGAAGATGGGGAAAGCTCAGGACAAATATGAAGCCAAGGAGATGCTGCCCATTGGAGGGAAGTCAGAGGAAGGAATCAGCACCACTGATGGAACCAAGAAAGGCAAGAAAGCCAAGAAGAAGcccaagaaaggaaagaagcttCTGGATTTTAGTATCTTCTCCAACCGAGGGTTTATCATTTACACCATTTCAAAGTTCATCCTAGTCTTGGGTCTCTTTGTGCCCCCTATATTGCTGGTCAACTATGCCAAGGATACAGGTGTACCAGACACAGAGGCTGCGTTCTTGCTCTCCATCATTGGTTTCATAGACATCTTTGCCCGGCCAGCCTGTGGCATGGTGGCAGGGCTGAAGTGGGTCCGTCCGCATGTGGCATATCTGTTCAGCTTCTCCATGCTCTTCAATGGCTTGACAGACATCTGCAGTGCCAGGGCGAGCAACTACACGGGTCTGGTCATCTTCTGCGTCTTCTTTGGCATCTCCTATGGCATGGTGGGGGCACTGCAGTTCGAGGTGCTGATGGCCATTGTTGGCTCCCAGAAGTTCTCCAGCGCCATCGGGCTGGTCCTACTTATCGAGGCTTTCGCTGTGCTCATCGGCCCACCCTCTGCAG GCCGCCTGGTCGATGCTCTCAAGAACTACGAGGTGATCTTCTACCTGGCGGGCTCAGAGGTCGTGCTCTCCGCTCTCTTCCTGGGTGTCGCCAGCTACTGCTGCCTGAACCGAGGGAAGAAGGAGCCTCTCCCAGAGAACAACCCCTCTGCAGCAGGTGGGAGTGACACCGAGGAAGCAGAGTCCGACGTGCAGGAAGCCGAGGAGCACAGCAGTGACAACCACCAGCCGGCCCACAGCACCGACAACGCCGTGGTTGTGGCCAACGAGGAGGCCAACCAtgtggcagaggagcagagaggggagggaggcggCTGTCCCGCAGGGGATGGGGAGGTGTCGGCACGAGATGGCTGCAATGCTGACCAGATGGTGGAGAGGGACAGTTTTTAG